The Gavia stellata isolate bGavSte3 chromosome 1, bGavSte3.hap2, whole genome shotgun sequence DNA segment gcttagttgctggctgggactaaaccacgacaagcATGAAACAATTGTAACTGTTGTAGAGGCAAGATCACAATGTGAATTACAAAAACCAAACGATTTAAAGCCTTAAATCAAAAGCATTGCACAAAAGAACAAGATGGGAAACTTAAGTATCAAAAATCCCATAAACCTTTAGGACTTGTACTTTAAATAACTAATAACACAGggattttaggaaaaagaatTGTGTTTGTCCCAAATAAACCTTCAAGTTTTTTGCAATTAcaatatttcagttttccttaCTGCAAATTCCTTGTATGTTTGATGAAGTCTGACACATGCAAATACTCtaacatatttgaaaatatatagACAATGGGAGTGtcaatttttcaatttcttcaCTGGGGGAGATTTATCATCAACTTCCCAACAAACCAAGCAAATAATTCAGATGGGGTCTGTTATTCAGTGTGCCTGTAAACCCTTCTAGACAAGAGTTATCTACCACTATAAAGTCTTAAGCCAAGTGCTTGCCTTCAAAAAGTTGGCTACTGCACATACGGTAAGACATTTTTATCTTCTGGTCTGTAGCGCATGGAAGGCCCTGTGCCTTATCTCACAAAAGATCATTCAAAAAGATCAAGTAAACTTAAAAATCGACATATGCTATACAGTGAAAACATGCAAGCTAAAAAGGTTCAAAATCAAGTCTCTGCAATCTTTGCAGTCTGGCCTAACCCTGCTGTCCACCCTTCACGTAAACACGTTAGCACAGCACTAAATCTGACTTGTAACAGCCATCCTTTCAAAACCATTTCTTAGCTCGTACTCAACAGCACACCTGCCACAGAGAACAGCTGCCCACTTGGAGCTGTCACAGCCAAAAAATGAAGCCAGCCCAAGAGAATCAGAGAGAAACTAAACTGGGAAGAGTTTAGGCATGACACCTAGAGAGGCCTTTTTGTATGAAAAACCTTTTTGAAGCATGCTTTTAGGACAGATTACCCCGTTGTTAAACGACAGGCAGGCAGCCACTTCATCAAGAGTGGAATTATCAACTTTTGCAACTTAGCCTTCAGtttgttcagaaaaagaaaaacagttcatCCAACAAACTCCCTCTACAGaacatttttcagcaaaaagctACAACATCTGATCTTACATGAACAACTCTAAAACGTTAAAAtcctttcccaactgcctttgctcCCGCCGGGAAGAGAGGACAGCATGAACACAGACAGCTGTTAGTTTAACCCTCGCTGTGTCTGGACAGACTTGTCTGACAGGCTCTTCACCAGCCTTTTCCACGGAACAGCCCACACGAGGAAAGCGCCGCACAGCCCAATACCTAAAGCAATAAAACTACGGTTTGTTtcggttcccccccccccccccccgtaaGAAAGACAGCTCTGCAAACGACCAGAAGTGCACCTGCGTTGCACGCAGACCCGGGGAAAATGCCCAGAGAGGCATGCCTGGGGAACCaccggggcgcggcgggcgcctgccccaggcagcaggcCGGGCCCCGGAGCCTCCGCCAGACACCTGTGGCCAGCGGGGAGCCGACACTCCCTGTCCCAAGGGCAACGGCGGAAAGCAGGTGCGCCCCGGGACTCGGCACAGACCGGCTGGGCGCTCGGCTCGGCTCGTCCCCCAGCCACCCGCCGGGCCGCACCACTCACCCCGtcccgcgggccgggccgggccgggccgggccgggccgcccacgtgctccccggccccgcggcgcccGCGCCGCACACACTCGCCCCACTGCCGCACACCCCACGGCTCTGCACCGCCCCGCCTGCTTCCGATTGGCCCGCGACCGCCTCCCGCGCCTTCACTGACAGGCGCCACAGCCAATACGAAAAGCCGAGTGTCCCGGCCAGAGAGAAGGCTGCGGAGCGTCGGAGGAGTGTGTCCCGGGGCGGTGGAAGGAGGGCGGCCGCGGTGGTAGGAGCGCGACGGCAGGAACGGGGGGCTTCCGTCCCTCACCTGCCGGCGCCGCGGGACGAGCAGCTtggcagcacatggctccgTCTTGGGGCGGCCCGACAGCTTCACCTCATCCCCAAGCAATTGGGCGACGGTCACCAGCTGCCATGGGCGCTTCCGGCGCGTTGCATTGTGGGGCCGTGAGGACACGGAGCGGGGGAGGGAACGGGGTCGAGGACGTGTCAGCGCATGCGCAGGCTCCTCGGCCTGCACTCTCGCGGCCCTCGGGGCTGCCGGTGGgagcccggggccggggccggggccggggccggccggTGCTGTCAGGCCGGGATTGCTCGGCGGGGTAGTGGAGGCTCCCCAGGCGCGCTAACGTCCACCTCTGTGGCCGCCAAAGCGGCAGAGGCGGCTGCGCCCCAGGTGTGCGGCCCTGTGAGATAGAAATTTATTTGGTGACACACCACCACCTCCTGTCCCGTCGCAGATCAATGGAAACCTCATGGACTGTCACAGAGGATCTTCACGCTCCTAACTGCCCAACATATATGAGCTAGTTTTGACGGGCTTGGTGAGAAGGATTAATACAATTTACGTGGAGGTAGTTAAGGAACTTAGTCCCATATTCAAGCcctgtttttcttccctaattTCTTCTTAGCTTaggaaacaacagaaatgaCTAACCGAGAAGAAGCTGAGATACAAATTTCGGAATTAGATTTACTCTCCAGCATGTTTCCTTATGAGGAAGAGTTCATTGTGACTGACCAGCTGGCTGTAGCAGAACTAAAGCACTACCTTGAAAATGAGTCTGCAGAGGTGCCATCTTCAAAAGTTCAGTTTATACTGAATGTAAAGCTAGAGGTCTCTAATGCCTCTATGGTAttgtaaacacattttttaaaatttttatttttattttgtgggaTTTTAGGGCTTACTTGAACTGAACATTTGCTCATTTGTTTTTAGGTGGAATTCTCTATGGCCTGTGCCTTACCATTTAAATATCCGACTGTTCTACCAGAAATTACTGTGAGGTATAGCATTAAAAGTACagctaataaaaacatttacaagCTATGGTGTACTACATAAGTACAGATATGATGGGAAAAAACAGTCCTTTTTTGATAGTTTACTGACAAATTAAGCCAGATGGACAACAATGTTGAAGAAAAACTAATCTCCAAGGCTATGATTTCTTTGGTGTCCTCAGTACATAAGGGAGAAAAATGGGAGAAGTGTGGAGGAGTGCCATCTTCTGTACAGAAGGGTTACGTGTACATACTGTTTATAGGCCTGATGCTCAAGAAGAGAGACTGTTGTCCATTTTGACAAGTCTTAACACTAGCTAAAGGAGTGAAAAGTTAGTCAATGGTCTTATTATTCTCTTGTCAAAATGCTGTTACTCCCAggcttctgttattttttattgGAACATCTGTGTTTAAAGAAGTAGCCTTGCATATTACAGGAAATCAGTTCAGCCACCGTACTTACTTTTCAAGTACCTTTTTCTTGATTTTGATTTACAGATTGGTAGTACTATATGTGAACTCAAGAGTTAGGACACCAATTAAATACTAATTAAGACTTTGTCATAGCTAATATGACTTAAGTATCAACAGCTAATGCATACCATCTAGATATGGCCTGATTTTTTGGCAGCTTGAAGtaaaactgtttgaaaaacGTGCTAAATTTTAAGCATATTACaactgcatttatatttttctttttctttaggtCATCATTATTAAGCCGCTCTCAGCAGATTCACCTGAACTCTGATCTAAAAACATATTTGATGCAAAAATGCAGTGGTGAGCCCTGCATGTTGAGTGCAAGGGAGTGGGTTAAAGACCATGCAGCTGCTTACATTGACAAAGAGCTTTCGTCTTCCTCAGTGACAACATCAAATGCCATGCAGTCAGAAGACATCACATTCACTCGATTGTGGATCTATAGTCATCACATCTAcaacaagcaaaaaagaaagaatattatTGACTGGGCCAAGGAGCTCTCTCTCTCAGGGTTTTGCATGCCAGGGAAACCAGGTGTAGTTTGTGTAGAAGGTCTACAAAGTAGTTGTGAAGAGTTCTGGTCAAGGTTAGTTTTTATTTGTACTTAAATGCCATTAGTATTTGGAATATTACATGTTTCATGTTGTGTATGTGGCTAGAAGGTGGGAAATCCAATCACCTTCCAACCTTTAAAAGTCTGAAAAGTATTTGTGTTTATCATAATATATTTACAACTCTGAATATCCACTGTACTGTTGGTTACAGCAATCAAAGCTACTAGTACCACACGGTGcacatttatttgtgttttaccTTCCTCTGTATTTCAGTTGTATAGCAATGGACTGCAATACCCCAGTCGTGTTAGATATGTATGCTGTTATATTGCTTTACATTCATGTTTTATTCTGCTCCCATCATCTATATTTCTGGGTGTCGCAGACTAAATGAACATTGCCATTTGATTATAACAGCCGAGAGAGTTCGAGAATATGAGAATTCTTAGCACAGGCAAGGCAGAAGTGAGCACTGAAATTGAAACCACATCTTCAGCAATTATTTTGTGAGGAATAACATTAAGGTTTTTGAATCCTGGGGAGATACAAAGAAACAAGCTCCTGATTATGGGAGTGTTTACATGTGAGTAGTGTTTCTATGACCAACTAGGGATCCATTTTCTCTGTCAACATATATGTACAAATGGAATGTATTGACTTCTGTGATAATAGCTCTTTCATAGTATTTTCTAAAAGTCTTTATTTTATAGATTCGTATTTCTGCAATTGCTTTCAGAGTAAGAAGATTAACATGGAAAAGAATTCTCATCCGGCACAGAGAAGATGTTTCTTTGGAAGGTGGAGGACATGCTGAGattcagaaacacagaaagttctccactttagaagaaaaatgttttgatgcaCATGGTGCCAGAGGAAATCATATGGATTTGGGGCAGCTATATCggtttttagaagaaaaaggttgtgctgacatttttcaaatgtactTTGGGGTTGAAGGGCATTGAAGATCACCACAGGTCCAAGTGGTGATCTTTGTAAGTTAACCCTCCTGACACATTCCTTAGCTGTTCTGCAACAGTTGATCAGAGAGGGGATTAATAATTTGTGGTGTATGTGATGAATCCAGTtttcaatgaaaacaaataccCAGTGAAATCCTGATTAATGAAAATGACTAAATGAATGCTGTATTAcactttctggttttaaggACATTTAGGGTACATACCTAATTGtagtgaaagaaaatatgtttgatAAACTGCTGGGCAGTTGCAGAAGTATAGATGAATGAATAGATGGAATTACGATGAATGAATATATGAAtaagaagagacaaaaatgaaGTGTGCATATCTCAGGAGGGGAAATGTGATGTTTGCATTATTTGTTACTGTTTACATACACTACCTGAAGGCTTTTTTATAACAATCTTTTCCTCTACTTTCTACCTGAAAGTATACTAAGCCATGAgattaatgttttctttacaaaaaaaaaaaaaaaaaggagggagcaAGTTCACAAAAGTCTTGTTTATGCAAACAGGATGAGCTAGGATGCCTACTCTAAGGCATAAGAATCTTCCATAGGTAAAAGCGTGTATGCAGGTCAGAGAGATGCTGTGGTGGCTCCACGACATCCATAGCAGAGGAGTCCAGTCTGTTTACTCACGTAAAAGCAGAAGCTTACTAAGGATTAGGCTCCCTTACAGTGCACTCTAAACCAGTAAAACCATGCTTACCCTGCTGAGTTCACACGTTTGCAGTCCACTAATTTCAAGTGGATTATGCTGCCTATGCTTTTGAGTCTGGTTTCAACAAAGTTGTATCAATGAATGctaatttgtttctttgcttatGGATTCTGTATCTGTATCATGTACACGTCATAAAAAGCGGAGATTGGTTGCTTCTGATGCTGATTAAATATTTCTGCGTAGATCCGGTAAAATTCCTAACATTCAGATCTCTGGTATGGACATGGGCACCTTTTGTAGCGATACTTTGCAGTGATTTCATTCGACGAGTGCCGATTTGCCTCTATTTCAAACTTTGCCACATCGTAAGCCTTTGTAAGTGTACAAGAATAGCGTGGCCTAACACAGGACGCATGATATCCTTGAAGCCTCGGCACTGTTAAGATCTGTTGATGGGTACACAGTTTAAGGATATTTCAGCTAGATTACACCGAGGTTACATTTCACAACAACGCGCTGGCGGTTATCGGAACTGTTTGCAATTTTCCCGTCAGCACCGGCTCATCTTTCACGGACGCGTTCCGAGGAAGAGGGGCCGTGTGTGCCGCGGTGTCCCCGGTACCGGCACTACCAGCAGGCCTGGCAACACCGGAGGACCCACGGACCTCCGTGGGTTGACGTGGGCGTCGCGCGCCTGGCCCCGCCCTCCGGAAGCGGcgcgctcccccgccccggccgtgcGGCTCCTCGCTCCCGGCCGGTGCCCAGCGCCGCTGCCGCCATGGGGGGCAAGAACAAGCAGCGAACCAAGGGCAACCTGCAGGTGAGcgcgccccgcggggcgggggaccgccgcgccgcgcccgtGGGCCCCGGGTCCCGCGCGGCCTCCGCCGGTGGTCCCGGCGAGCCCTTCCCGTCCCGCCTCAGCGGGGCCGGCAGGCGGCCTGGCCGGGtagggcggcggggcccgagcCTCGGGGCCTGACCCTCGGGGCTGGGCCTGGGCCTCGGGGCGGCGGCTTCCGGCACCGGCGGGCCGGTTAAGGCCGCCCTGCCCGGTGCCGTGGGAAGGGGGTGTAGGCCGCCGCAGCCCGTCCCCCGCGGGGAGGCGGCGCTGCCTTCGGGCCCGGTTGCAGTAGCTGAGGCCGCCGCCGGGCTTCAGGGGCGACTCTTGGCCTGGGCCCGTGTTTCAGGGGAGCGTGACTGCAACTTTCTGTGGCGTTTGTACGCGTTTCCCAGAGAGGGGCAAGGGCAGGGGCGTGTAACTGCAAAATCACCGCGGGTGTCAGTTCAGCAAGGTACCGGTGGGTACATTTAGTGTACTTTTCAGTGGAGAGTCTCGGAGTACACCTGTCGTGGTGTCTCCCTCTTGCCACGGTGCCTGAAGCGGTGTGACATCCATCATATGTGGCACTCGCTCAGGGTGGGAGAATTGTGCGTGGAGTATTGTGTTCAGGTTATGTAATTCCTACAAATCTTCTCCCTCTCACGTATTTAGAGAAGACTAGGGAACACAAAGAACCATGTCCTTATAGTCAAGGtttcacatgcagaaaaaatgaCTTACTATGTAGATATAGTAGTCAGGTAAAATGTGGCTTATGTACCTCAAGAAAAGTCAAAAAAGTACGATGAACTTCAACAAATTgtcattactttaaaaaaaaaaaccacaacaaactCACAAAACTGCAACTGtcataaggaaataaaaggtaTTTGGACTATAAGGTATCACAGAGAACATTAAAGCATCAGTCAGTCAGTTTTGGGACAGTCTTTTCAGAAGAGTGTGGTTGACCTAAACATGAGCCACTGATACGATGAGCAAGGTGTTGACTTAACTGGGGCAAACTGGAAGAGATACTGAACTCCAAAACACTTACTGTGATACTAATAGGATAGTATTATACTGTGTTATGTATGTACGTACCCTTTGGCTCCATTCCTCTAAATCTTTCTTGGCCTCTTTGCTGCTGGTAGCATcctttgtttgtgtgtgttcttATTTTTCCCGATGATATGAAGAGCATTCCCTGGGAGCTATATTGGTCCATATGCAATAACATGAGAAGAACTAGTAAAAACAGAAGTAGTGAAGGGGGGTAAATGGTTTCTTACTAAATTGTTTGCTTACAGAAGGACTTTTCTGTTACACTTTTTTGTACGTGTATAAAACCAATATAATTTTCCATAAGTATTCATGGATTAAAATCACTATGAGAGAAGGGAATGCTGTTTCCaaagagaagaataattttctaCGTCAAACTTATGTGTTAAAAGCATAGGTGGCCTTTTTTTGTGAGACTTTGCTTTAAATGGAAGGTTAATTACACAATATAAATGGTATCGTTATTTGAAATGCATGATgtgtgcaaaataaaataaaatgactgaaatagGTAACTGACTTCTGTCCCTGTTTTTTGTCAGCCTTCTAGCAGTGGCCGAGCTGCAGAGCTCCTTGCCAAAGAACGTGGAACAGTGCCTGGGTTTATTGGCTTCGGAACATCTCAGAGTGATCTAGGATATGTTCCTGCAGTTCAAGGAGCAGAGGAAATAGACAGCCTTGTGGATGCTGATTTTCGAATGGTGTTGCGAAAACTTTCTAAAAGGGATAtcacaacaaaattaaaagtagGTGTATCCTTTTTTTATTGGAAAACAATACATTCCTCTCCCATccttaagaaaaatgtatcaAGGTAGCTAATACTAATTTCATATTGGTAAATTGGCTAGTACTGCAATCCAGAAGGTAACTTGGTGGACTTATATAAAGGTCCATCACGCAATGCTGGTGGAGCATTCATAAAATTAACTATATAGATGCTCAATTGCAAGAAATGAATGgatttttgaaaaagagagtTTCAATGTCTGTTAGAAGCTGGTAAATTACAGAATATATCTCTCTGACTTCTTCAATCATGCTCTTGATATCTTGATTTTAGGCTATGCAAGAGTTTGGGACAATGtgcaaggaaagagaagcagaagttGTTAAAGGTGTTCTTCCTTACTGGCCAAGAATTTATTGTAAAATCTCACTAGTAAGTATTAAAGTATCTAAATTAAAAACTTCTCTGGATACTTCCTGTGGAAACCTCTAAGGCAGTCTTTATTGATATATATCTAATTTTGTCAGAATTACTGACTTGTTCTAGGAAAAACATGAAGTTGAAGGAAAGTAGTGTTCTTTATTGTGGAGATGTTTCAGTATTGGCAGTGGGTGGAATCTTGAACTGTTCATGCCTGGGCTGTACTTGCTGGATGGAGATTGCTGTTTGTTAGACCTTTGTGTTAAAAAGATGACAAGATATTTCCTCTCATGAAAAGTTCTTTTATATGGATTCCAGAACACCTAAAGAGAATGTACTGTTCAGTTAACGTAATTATAAATCTTTTTGATCTAGGACTAATATCTGACCAGgcttaatattaaaaaaaaaaaacaaacaacacaacacatagaaaaaaacctccaaaacaaaaaaaagaccaccacaaaaaaaccaccaaacatgAAAAGACCATATATAGCCAGATAATCCATAATTTTCTGATACATTTAATTACATCTCCAAACTATCTGGACTGTCTACTGTTGGGAATGTgatactggaaaaaatgaatcACTGTTCTGACCCATTAGAGTCCTAGTATTTCTTTCAGGAGCCAAGAGCACAGAAAGTCATGATGTTGTAAATTCATACACAAATAATGGATAATGGTGCACAGTTTGTGTAGGTTTATGGTTGTTTTAATCCAAGAAGTGTCTTCAAGGCTTCCCATTTCTCTTGCCTCTTGTCTTTCTGTTAAATGTTTGtataaaatggaaatagaaaCTGTAGTTAGGCATATCAAGGAAAGGTTACAATTTTGAATGTACAACACATTGGGAATATGATGCTGCTAAGTTAGGACTCTCCCCTTATCTAGGGATACTAAGACTTTGTTGTTGTGTTGTGTCTTTTCAAATCTGTATTGCCCAAGTCATTGTGAAAATGGCTGAACTGagagacagctttttttttggttatcacttctgctttgaaatacccAGCATCAAAGATAACGTTTCTTAAAACAATaaatctttctctttgttttttccttcttctttttctttaacaggATCACGATCGCCGTGTTCGAGAAGCAACTCAGCAATCTTTTGAGCAACTGATTCTTAAAGTAAAGAAACACTTAGCTCCTTACTTAAAAAGTATCATGGGGTACTGGCTGATTGCTCAATGTGACACTTACTcccctgctgcttctgctgcaaaagtagcttttgaaaaagcttttccttcaaGCAAACAACCTGAAGCCTTAGCATTCTGTAAAGATGAAATTCTTAATGTGAGTTTATACTTTAAGGCTTTGTGTTGAGTATATGTCAACTTTTATTA contains these protein-coding regions:
- the RWDD2B gene encoding RWD domain-containing protein 2B; the protein is MTNREEAEIQISELDLLSSMFPYEEEFIVTDQLAVAELKHYLENESAEVPSSKVQFILNVKLEVSNASMVEFSMACALPFKYPTVLPEITVRSSLLSRSQQIHLNSDLKTYLMQKCSGEPCMLSAREWVKDHAAAYIDKELSSSSVTTSNAMQSEDITFTRLWIYSHHIYNKQKRKNIIDWAKELSLSGFCMPGKPGVVCVEGLQSSCEEFWSRVRRLTWKRILIRHREDVSLEGGGHAEIQKHRKFSTLEEKCFDAHGARGNHMDLGQLYRFLEEKGCADIFQMYFGVEGH